From the genome of Vicia villosa cultivar HV-30 ecotype Madison, WI linkage group LG2, Vvil1.0, whole genome shotgun sequence, one region includes:
- the LOC131652084 gene encoding gamma carbonic anhydrase 1, mitochondrial-like — MGTLGRAFYAVGFWIRETGQAIDRLGSRLQGNYYFQEQLSRHRPLMNVYDKAPYVHKDAFIAPSASITGDVQIGQSSSIWYGCVLRGDVNSITIGSSTNIQDNSLVHVAKSNLSGKVLPTIIGDNVTVGHSAVLQGCTVEDEAFIGMGATLLDGVYVEKHAMVAAGALVKQHTRIPYGEVWGGNPARFLRKLTEDEMTFFSQSALNYSSLAQAHAAENAKPLDETEFVKVLGKKVARSEDGSVLNAVQDTPPEINVPDNAVVDKVPKA; from the exons ATGGGAACATTGGGCAGAGCTTTCTACGCCGTCGGATTCTGGATCCGCGAGACCGGCCAAGCCATCGACCGTCTCGGCTCTCGTCTCCAAGGCAACTACTACTTCCAAGAACAAC TATCCAGGCATCGACCTTtgatgaatgtatatgataaagcTCCTTACGTTCATAAAGATGCATTTATTGCTCCCAGTGCTTCCATTACCGGTGATGTTCAGATTGGTCAATCTTCCTCCATTTGGTATGGATGTGTTCTCAGAG GTGATGTTAACAGCATTACTATTGGATCTTCAACTAATATACAAGACAATTCTCTTGTTCATGTTGCTAAGTCTAATTTGAGTGGAAAGGTATTACCTACAATCATTGGAGATAATGTCACTGTAG GTCACAGTGCTGTGTTACAAGGATGCACTGTTGAGGATGAGGCATTCATTGGCATGGGTGCAACCTTGCTTGATGGCGTGTATGTTGAGAAGCATGCCATGGTTGCTGCTGGAGCTCTTGTCAAGCAGCATACTAGGATCCCCTATGGAGAG GTTTGGGGAGGGAATCCCGCAAGGTTCTTGAGGAAGCTTACAGAAGATGAAATGACATTCTTCTCACAATCTGCCTTAAATTATTCCAGTTTGGCTCAGGCTCACGCTGCTGAAAATGCAAAACCACTGGATGAGACTGAGTTTGTGAAAGTTCTTGGCAAGAAGGTTGCTCGTTCTGAAGATGGTTCAGTACTCAACGCTGTTCAAGACACACCTCCAGAGATTAACGTCCCTGATAATGCTGTGGTAGATAAAGTTCCAAAGGCTTAA
- the LOC131649997 gene encoding uncharacterized protein LOC131649997: protein MEHDGLLTNQKKARMGLGSAMCRRCGNIEEDTLHVLRDCPSINKLWNAANLANNNMLFFAGNLQDWIHLNLEHDGNYNTPVDDYGFIMRQIHQYKEAKRTHVVATAPNMEEKMIKWDKPLRSWIKINVDGAASHYGLQIRISMGFKQIIIESDSKQIVKDIISNIDSTTSGNLLYKIKKLLLAEVEVSFKHIFREANRCVDELTKH from the exons ATGGAGCATGATGGCTTATTAACCAATCAAAAGAAAGCTCGCATGGGTTTGGGGAGTGCTATGTGTAGAAGATGTGGAAACATTGAGGAAGATACGCTGCATGTTCTTCGAGACTGCCCTAGTATCAACAAGTTGTGGAATGCAGCGAATTTAGCTAACAACAATATGTTATTTTTTGCAGGTAACTTACAAGACTGGATTCATCTTAACTTG GAGCATGATGGTAATTACAACACACCGGTGGATGATTATGGCTTCATCATGAGACAAATTCATCAGTACAAGGAAGCGAAAAGGACACATGTAGTTGCAACAGCTCCTAACATGGAAGAGAAGATGATTAAATGGGACAAACCTTTGAGAAGTTGGATAAAGATTAATGTCGATGGTGCTGCAAGTCATTATG GCTTACAAATTAGAATTAGCATGGGATTCAAGCAAATTATCATTGAATCAGACTCCAAACAAATTGTCAAGGATATTATCAGTAACATAGACTCTACTACAAGTGGTAACCTCTTATACAAGATCAAGAAATTGCTCCTTGCAGAAGTTGAGGTTTCCTTTAAGCATATTTTTAGAGAGGCAAATAGATGTGTTGATGAGCTAACAAAGCATTGA
- the LOC131646781 gene encoding uncharacterized protein LOC131646781 — protein MFRSTSTRRGPEKYEKLDKEFGGDNNGISNDNGISNEEYLKRSASVPSGPSNTKDKMAMASNFGDINLQRNPTKKVSSSDPKNNSVHPLLNFFDFRRRKKKATSKPEFARYVEYMKEGGMWDSESDKPVIYYK, from the coding sequence ATGTTTAGATCCACTAGTACTCGAAGaggccctgaaaaatatgagAAATTAGATAAAGAGTTTGGTGGAGATAATAATGGAATTTCCAATGATAATGGAATTTCAAATGAAGAGTACTTGAAGAGAAGTGCAAGTGTTCCTTCAGGGCCATCAAATACAAAGGATAAAATGGCTATGGCTTCAAACTTTGGTGATATTAATCTACAAAGAAACCCTACAAAGAAAGTAAGTAGTAGTGATCCTAAGAATAACAGTGTTCACCcacttttgaatttctttgattttaGGAGGAGGAAGAAGAAAGCAACATCTAAGCCTGAATTTGCTAGATATGTTGAGTATATGAAGGAAGGAGGCATGTGGGATTCTGAATCAGATAAGCCTGTGATTTATTACAAATGA